The genomic window GGTTGTTTTAAGTGGTTGTTTCAACAGGCTGTCCAATTTAATCTTGCACTGCTATGGTTTGATCCGAATTAGTGGCTGGAACTTCAGAAGGTTTCGCTTCctctggaggggctgcagggtccGAGGCCTTAGCAGTGGAACTAGGTGCTGCTGTTGCCGCGGGCTCCTTGGAAGAGGGCGCAGCCTCGTTGCTGCTAGGTTTTGAGTCTGAAGCTGGGGCCACTTCACTTTTAGTTTCTTGGGCTGCAGGCGTTGCGGGAGCCTCAGTCTttttggcttccccttcctctttGCTCTTGTCATCTGCTTTACTGGGAGCTGTGGCTTCTGAAGGCTGGGAAGCTTTTGCATCGGTGCTAGGCTCAGAGGGTTTGGGCGCTTCGCtactggcagcaggagcagaggcagcagtcGGCTCCTCTTGCTTGGGTGCCTGCTCGGTGTTCTTCTGTGGCTCTACTTTCGCATCCACAACGGCCTCTGACTTCTCAGGTTCTGTTTTCTGGGTTTCTTCCTGGGTCACTGctttctccttctccccttctttttcttccgtCTTATTGGCAGTGACCTGAGTAtccttttctcccttctcctccttgtTGTTCTCCTTCACTTCTGTGGTCTCTGTGGTTTTCTGGGCATCCTCAGCCTCCTTTGGAGTCTCCTCTTCCTCAGTTGCTGCTCCTTCAGCCTTCTTGTCTTTGTCTTTAGCTTTTTCATCATTGACACTGTAtcccttcttcttcttgctcAGTTTGCCTCCCATGTTGGAGCTCTGtaacagaaaagagaaagggatTGATTACACAAAGCCCAGTATTCACCACTGAGAGAATCAACAGAGTGCAAAGGAAAAATTGATTCTGGTTCCTGAAAAGAAGACCACATAAGGTTGGGTAAGATGTTGCCAGCTGAATGTACTGATGCTGCAGAGCACCACTGCCACTGAGCTTACATCCTGCTCAGCCCGGCAGAATTTCAGTCAGCAAATGCCCTTCTGCCACACCCCCTACAAACAGTCCTGCAAACACCTCTAACCCTGGTTACAGTTCAGCGGGGAGGAAGGGGTCAGAATAACAAGAAGTAGCAGGACAATGGAGGACTAACATACAACCACAATCCTCTGTGGCCTGAGAAAGAGTGGAAGtagaaaaaatacatatttatattcAGGCTGGGAATGAACTAAATTTAGCTGTTATTCATGGCATCCACCCCTGGTTAACACAAAGTCCACCATCACTTTAGCAAAGGCTCTGAACCACCTTTTCATTCAAGTTGGAGAAATCAAAGGAAGCCTAGAGTCAGTGAGAAGGCTAATGCAGGAGACTGCATCTACTCCCTACACCTCACAGCCTGTCCCTCATGGCCAGTTTCCCTTGGATATTGGCCTTTGTAGAGAGCTGATGGTACCAGGGGCCGGGAGCATGTGCTTGCCTCACCCAAAGGGATGTGGGCACCCACATCCAGCTGCCCCAGAAGCAGGAACAGCTCCTACGCACAGagtcccacccagccctgcagcttccaCAGGGATTGcctgcccaaagccctgcatTCCCAAACTCAGCAGGATGGGAGacacagagcctgcagcacagcaagaTCACTCCATAagacaaaagaaacaaatacaGGGACTTCTGACCACAAGTTTATACATGGCACATGACATGATGCAATAAAAAATGGGAGAAGAGAGGGGCATATTTGTAGCCTCTGCTCCCAGTTTTCAAGCGTGACAAGCAATAACTGCTCAGTTATTTAAAAGAAGTTGACCATGTGTATAGCCATAACAGTATTTATATAGATGTTATGTGGGAGTCTTAACTAAGAATACACAAAATCTTTCACTGTACTTCAAAGCAAACTTTGTCTATGAAAACAGAAGGAGACAcagatattattattattaggtCATCATTGAAAACAAAAACCTCTATGAATAGAGAAAAAATTACACTTTTAGTATTAAAGGAAATAATTCATGATTAATGgaagttaaagaaaaatatttctgtgttttctacTATTTGAAAATAGGAGACGGTGACTATTTTCAAAGAACTGTCAAACAAACGTTTAATGTAAGAACTTCTCCAAGGGAGATGAATCATTCTAATTTTCCATTTTGCACAGGTAGATATAATTAtcagctgtatttttttcacACACTTGCTAAAACTGTGAATACGAATCATTAAAAATCCATATGATTGCTCATAGCAGGctgaatataaagaaatattaCGTACAACTAAGAAGTAGCTGCCTCTCAGTAGATTATCTGCTACCACAGATGcaagccccaggcagagcccaaGACCCAAATATCCACACATCTTGGGCAAAACTGAGATATTATGGTCAGCAGAGATCTTTCTGACTTCAGCTTTCAAAAAGGGTAACAATTTGCAAATACTGTTGAAAGGTTATCACACAGCCCTGCAAAATGGTAATGTTATGTTACTGAAACACTGCTTTATTGCCTGAAATTTTATGGGAACAGCAATAAAAGGATTAACTTTCACAGATGAGCAATCTAATCTCTACCTTCGTGACAGAGTTATCGGCTTTTTAGGTATTTAGGGCAGGCTGTGGACATTAGTTCATTATCTGACAAACATATAGCCTTCTGGATTACTCCATAAATATTGCCCTGATTATTGTTTATGTGCAGTTACAGCCAAATACTTTGGTAGGGCTTCTGCAAGTCAGTCAGATTGGAGATTTATATTGAAACCAAGCATGTATCCCAATTTGTAATCCCTAATTAagcctttatttatttttcagcaaaGCCCAGGTACAGTGAGCCTAATTTTATTTGTTGTGTCTTCTGTATTTTTCAAGATTTTGCTATTTCATGGATTGTAGTAACACACCACAGTTTATATTTCTTTCCACAACAATCTTTTGACATCGGATATAGTTGGATACAGAATGTCTATGGCAAAGAACCTTTAAAAGTAGAGAAGCATGCATACAAGAAATGTGCTCCCAAACTTAGAAAAGAAACATGCACTGTCATTGCTTGGAGGTACACTGTGAAATCTCTGTGTCTCAATTGGCATCAGAGCCAGCTATCCCAAGGTATTTGAGCAGGAGATGGGGAAGAGGCTCAGAGACTACCATTATGGTGTATTAGCAAATATTTACACTTACAAATGGACTGTCATCTTCCAGCAGAGTTTCAACTACTTTAACAGAATAAATTCACTCTTTGGGATGCTGAATCTCATATCTCCCTGTTAAAAAGCTGCCTAGATCATTGTGatagcagctgtgccaggctatGATGCAAAAGCAGAGCAATCATTGGGGTCATCACCCAGGTAGCAATGCTACAAAGTCCCTTTTTCCCCAGATCTGATTTACAAACATTCCTCCTGTCCCCAGACTTCTGATAACACATCTGGGCTTCCCTGTAACCTTTTTTTAGAAACAGCCCCACATGCTCCACATCTTCAAACAGATTCTGGTcttgtccctgccccagcctgaaGCACAGCTCTGAACCATCCAGTGCAGACTCTAAAGGTTTGGCAGACACAACCTAAGccttaaaaagtattttaaaattacaacCATCTGTACCTGCAGGAAGACCAGCATGTGAACCACAACACCTAAACATCTCCGTGACTGTGCTGGATATTGCTGCGGGGATAATCCCACCTGGTACTAAATGAAAGTGGATGTCAGTGAAATTTTCCCAAGTGAAGCAAAGTGCAAAATTCATTGAGATGCGAATTCATACAGTGTTAAATCCACTCTGTGTTATTACCTACATGCCAACACTTAAAAAGAGTTCAGACATCTTTCCCACCCCCCACCAAGGGACtaaattatggaaaaaaataaaggggaTGCACGCGCCCTCTGTCCCAGTGAGACTGGGGCCCTGGCGTCACTGCTCAGTCTCTTCCTTTACCCCTGCCCCTCCCTAATCCCCTAATCACTACATTCACCGTGTGAATGAGGGACCCAGGACCAAAGTTTGCCTACAGCTATTGACCACTATCCAGAGTGGTCAATAGTTATAGGAAAACTTTCAGTTAGAGGCTGAACCCCAGTAGGTCTTCAGTTATTTGCACTTCCACTGACAGGTACAGGTTTTGAGCTAGCTTGAGCAGCTGCCAGATGAACATAATGCTCTCTGCAGCAAGCATGTCCCAAATGAAGATCCTTGAGAATTTTGGTGCTGAGCACCATTGCTATAAAATGGCACAGCATTTGATGGCTGTGTCTTCTTACTGATGGAAAGAAAAGGGTCTAGAGAGAGAGAGCCCAGAAGCTGATTTTATATAAGAAGTTGCAATTTAGCAGTAATTTTCAGGGAACTCTGGTGAACaactctgcagagcagcacttcAGAATAGTGAGGGAAAATATAACACCTGGAAGCTACAACAGACTTTGTCTGCTTCCCAGGCTGGTCAATATACTTTGTATTGCTCTTCTTATGGGAAGAGAAACCAATCCAGAGATCACTGTGTCTGACTGTAGAAGAGCTACTTCTCGCAACAGGAGCAAGGATTTCTTCAGTTTCTAGAAGGTGGTTTACATTTTGCACATCCTGAAGTTTCCATTCTCCTGCAGGAAGCAGGAACAGAACCAGAGAACTTGCATAGTTGTATTTCTTATTGTATAGTAGAAATAATCTCTGGGGTGGATTATTTAGATTAAAACATTTCGGGTGTACAGGTCGCCTGGAGAATGTTAAGCACTTTGAAATTTCCATATTTGTAATAATTAGGACTCAAAGATTCAATGTCCATAAGACTACAATGCAAGAGGAGGAAGAACTCATGGAACATTTCAAATTCTCCATCTGAAGACTCATAGACATGAGTTCCTGGAACATGGGCAGCACACATTTGTACAGTTTGTAAAAAGAACTATTATTTGGAAGTTTTATAGTTCAAATTTTTCTTCTATATTGAAAAGGTCTCTAGAGTCAGACTCTTACTATCTCTTTAGTCAGTAAAGGTTTGTCTGCCCAATTAATTTTATGTGCTTATAAACTCCTAAACATTTCTTTCAGCAGAGGCTCTCACACACCATTAAAGAGTCTGACTATTACAAGACCAGGTTTGCTGTCGCCATCCCTCACAGCACTGCGAGCAGGGCAACAGGAAAGGCCAAACTCACAGAGTGCACCTGATGTTACCTCAGTCTGATTGCCAAAGCTAAACTTCCAAAGCTCCTGTCTGACTACGTGCAAAGCGTCGGGAGTTCAGCCCATTGCCAGAAAAACCAGTTCAGGAAGACAATAGGTGCCTTCTGAAATTCCACTGCCTCCAGCGCAGGGCAGGCACGTGCGGTGGCTCAGGCCAAAGTAGCCCCTGCACAAGCCTGTTCCCAGGCATGAGTTATCCCACACTGCCTGCAGACAAAAATGCACATCCCTCGCAAGGCAGAGTTTCAACACTCCAAATCAAATGAAATACCGATCCCAGAAACTGCCCCAGTCCCCAGGtgctgaaaagaaatggaaagatCTTGAAGAAACCATTACATCTCTGTAGCCCATTGATTCACCCTACaccttcattaaaaaaaaaaaagggcaaaaagtTTCAATTAAGGAATACATATGGGAACTGAAAGAAACAAGGGGCATGCAAATGctgtttttaaaagattttctgaaatttttatgaaagaaaaaacaaccaaaacttACTGCTTCTCAAAATACACAATAGAATTTCATGCTCCCCATTACACTTACACACACTCAAGGTATGTGTGTATCCTTGCCAGGTCAATCAGTTTGCCAGGTTAATGTTAGAAAATGTCTGTTAGCAAAACCTAAGACAGAATTAGACTTGCTATCTTTGCCTTTTAGCAACAAAGCcatgtttttctgttctttctccaTTATCTTCAATCATCTTTTGTTTCATCTGTTTTTACTTGGAATTAAGAGAACAGAAATTCTAGGTGTCGTTCAGGTTCAAGCCTCTTCAAACCTCAGAATCAGtgacttttcttttcttttcttttcttttcttttcttttcttttcttttcttttcttttcttttcttttcttttcttttcttttcttttcttttcttttcttttcttttcttttcttttcctttcctttccttttccctacCCTACCCTATCGTCTTGTTCTGTGTTATTTATGCTTCAGAGCAGTGATGGGAACCAGCTCTTCCACAGCCAGGCAGGCTGGTGTGAGGGAGGCAGAAGGAAACACACCCTTGCCCATCTCTCCCTTCTGAGGAgatgctgggctggcacaaagctgtgccaggagaggcagagcaCATGGTGGAAATCtgcacctgtggggctgtgagCATCACCTGCACACCTGCACGAACCCCAGAGCACACAAAAGAGGTGCACACAAAAAAATATGACCTGGTTGTTCTTTAGCACCACACAATTTTGTGTGGTTTGTGCTGTGAGACACAACAACAAACTGGGAACATCTCAGCTTATCACTTGTGCTGTTTTCTTCATGGACCACAGATAATTTTTAATCCCTCCCTCAACACGTGCACAGTCCTGTAACTACTgcatctccttttcttcttccaaagCCTTGTGAATCTCAAGACTTAGAAAAAAGGTATAGAGTAAAAGAACAGTGAATGcttaaaacacagaaattatGCTCACCTGATATCCTAACTGTAATCTTAAAAGAAGCAAATTCCAATTTTGGGACCtatctgttttcttttaaaattcagaCAATGAAGGAATCCTAGGAAGTAATACTACCAGGTTTAAATGCTCAATTCTCAGCCACATTTCAGTTTTAGTTTTCTCTGGTGAGCAGCAGAATAGatttaatgcaatttttttttaaaaaaaaaggaactacAATTTTTTATATTGCTTTAAATTTCTCAGGGACATGTACACCACACCAAAATGGGAAGCATGATTTTTAATATGAGCCATTTGTTATTAATATATCTAAATTACTATTGTTGATATTAGAGTTCAATCATGAGAGTTATAATAATTTAAGCACACAGCAGGCTGATATAAAATTATCTCTGTCTATTTAAGAACTTGTACATGAAAAACTGCTTCATTTGAGAAGCATAACTGCTACTAATACAGCAAGTTATCAGAAAAGTTAGCAGTCACATGACAATTTTTTTGAGAGCAAATGAAAAAATTGTACCTGAGATACTGCTAAGATTTATGTGATTGTGGTCAGAGGTGTGTAT from Agelaius phoeniceus isolate bAgePho1 chromosome 1, bAgePho1.hap1, whole genome shotgun sequence includes these protein-coding regions:
- the BASP1 gene encoding brain acid soluble protein 1; this translates as MGGKLSKKKKGYSVNDEKAKDKDKKAEGAATEEEETPKEAEDAQKTTETTEVKENNKEEKGEKDTQVTANKTEEKEGEKEKAVTQEETQKTEPEKSEAVVDAKVEPQKNTEQAPKQEEPTAASAPAASSEAPKPSEPSTDAKASQPSEATAPSKADDKSKEEGEAKKTEAPATPAAQETKSEVAPASDSKPSSNEAAPSSKEPAATAAPSSTAKASDPAAPPEEAKPSEVPATNSDQTIAVQD